A window from Primulina huaijiensis isolate GDHJ02 chromosome 11, ASM1229523v2, whole genome shotgun sequence encodes these proteins:
- the LOC140988670 gene encoding pectin acetylesterase 12-like translates to MANWMEFWVVIFVGFVSSKWAVRSFEFDEVFRKNGTKFSFFESVSYLDTIYGVSAAAPPANALMVGLTLIQGAAAKGAVCLDGTLPGYHLHGGFGTGANSWLIQLEGGGWCNSIRSCVFRKTTRRGSSKYFEKELPFTGILSNKAEENPDFFNWNRVKIRYCDGASFAGDGENKAAALQFRGQRIWQAAIEELMSKGMRNADHALLSGCSAGGLASILHCDEFREFFPASTKVKCLSDAGLFMDATDVSGGHTMRSFFGGVVGLQGVLSNLPSTCTSHLDPTSCFFPQNLIANIKTPLFILNAAYDSWQVQQSLAPPSADPSGTWRECKMDNEKCSATQLQFLQGFRNSMLNAIKDVEGLDQNGLFINSCFAHCQSERQDTWFADDSPVLGNKAIAIAVGDWYFDRGSSNAIDCAYPCDKTCHNLVFN, encoded by the exons ATGGCGAACTGGATGGAATTTTGGGTTGTGATTTTTGTTGGGTTTGTTTCGAGCAAATGGGCTGTTAGAAGTTTCGAATTTGACGAGGTTTTTAGGAAGAATGGAACAAAATTTTCGTTCTTTGAGTCCGTTTCTTACTTGGACACCATATATGGAGTGTCTGCTGCAGCTCCTCCAGCCAATGCTCTCATGGTGGGTCTCACTCTTATTCAAGGAGCTGCTGCTAAAGGGGCTG TATGTTTGGATGGTACTCTACCTGGCTATCACTTGCATGGTGGATTTGGAACTGGAGCAAACAGTTGGCTCATCCAGTTGGAG GGTGGGGGGTGGTGCAACTCTATAAGATCCTGTGTTTTCCGTAAAACCACACGTCGTGGatcatccaaatattttgagaaAGAACTCCCATTTACAGGGATACTAAGCAACAAGGCTGAGGAAAATCCAG ATTTTTTTAACTGGAATAGAGTAAAGATACGATATTGTGATGGGGCCTCCTTTGCGGGTGATGGTGAAAACAAG GCTGCAGCATTGCAGTTCAGAGGACAACGTATATGGCAAGCAGCAATTGAAGAGCTTATGTCGAAAGGAATGCGCAATGCTGACCAT gCACTTCTTTCCGGTTGCTCTGCGGGTGGTTTAGCTTCTATATTGCATTGTGATGAGTTTCGAGAATTTTTTCCAGCAAGTACAAAAGTGAAATGTTTGAGCGATGCTGGGTTATTTATGGACGC CACTGATGTATCTGGCGGACACACAATGCGAAGTTTCTTTGGCGGTGTTGTTGGCTTACAG GGTGTTCTAAGCAACCTACCAAGCACTTGTACCAGCCACCTCGATCCAACATCA TGTTTCTTCCCTCAGAATTTAATTGCAAACATCAAAACCCCTTTGTTCATTCTCAATGCTGCTTATGATTCATGGCAG GTTCAACAAAGCTTGGCTCCTCCATCAGCTGATCCAAGTGGGACATGGCGTGAATGTAAAATGGACAATGAAAAATGCTCAGCAACACAGCTTCAATTTCTACAAG GTTTTAGGAATTCAATGCTGAATGCAATAAAGGACGTCGAAGGGTTGGATCAAAATGGGTTGTTCATAAATTCTTGTTTCGCTCACTGCCAGTCGGAGAGGCAGGATACTTGGTTCGCAGACGATTCTCCAGTACTTGGGAATAAG GCCATCGCCATTGCTGTTGGAGATTGGTATTTTGATCGAGGAAGTAGCAATGCGATTGACTGCGCGTATCCATGCGACAAAACATGTCACAACCTGGTATTCAATTGA